Proteins found in one Hypomesus transpacificus isolate Combined female chromosome 20, fHypTra1, whole genome shotgun sequence genomic segment:
- the LOC124482646 gene encoding T-cell immunoglobulin and mucin domain-containing protein 4-like, which produces MSIHIYHITMKTIFSAAWLVIYLLTVSECSTLQVVGVEGQNVTLPCRYDASNHGVLPMCWGRGALPSSGCDNQILSSDGSAVKKRTSIRYLLSGDLKQGDISLTILNTTERDAGLYGCRVKMPGWFNDMKSEVRLNVEKTFLPTTNRIPDHVAVTPASHSQADTGDTGQQMEAAAVIGSSGETLTVPSQFTYISLTVSVKVATLLLLLFSAFLGVRHLLKKTRSQPVHSGGGVEDVICTATDVMVGRKKERATPSPVPQEVDYGRVEMTVAL; this is translated from the exons ATGAGCATCCATATATATCATATCACCATGAAGACAATCTTCAGTGCAGCTTGGCTTGTCATCTACCTACTAACAG TCAGTGAATGCAGTACTCTTCAGGTGGTCGGTGTTGAAGGCCAGAATGTGACTCTGCCGTGCAGATATGATGCCTCCAATCACGGAGTTCTTCCCAtgtgctgggggagaggagcgcTTCCATCCTCTGGGTGTGACAACCAGATCCTCTCCAGTGATGGATcagcagtaaaaaaaagaacCTCCATCAGGTATCTGCTGTCTGGAGACCTGAAGCAGGGTGACATCTCCCTGACCATCCTCaacaccacagagagagacgCAGGGCTGTACGGGTGCAGAGTGAAAATGCCAGGCTGGTTCAACGACATGAAGAGTGAAGTCAGGTTGAATGTGGAGAAAA CCTTTTTGCCAACTACAAACAGGATACCCGACCATGTGGCCGTGACACCAGCCAGTCACTCGCAAG cagACACCGGTGACACGGGCCAACAGATGGAGGCTGCTGCGGTGAtagggtccagtggagagacttTGACAG TCCCATCCCAGTTCACCTACATATCTTTGACTGTGTCTGTCAAAGTGGcgaccctcctccttctcctcttctctgcgtTTCTGGGCGTCAGACACCTTCTAAAGAAGACCAGGTCCCAACCTGTCCACTCAG GTGGAGGAGTAGAGGACGTGATCTGCACAGCAACAGACGTGATGGTggggaggaaaaaagagagagccacaccctctcctgttcctcaggAGGTGGATTACGGACGGGTCGAGATGACCGTCGCTCTGTAG
- the LOC124482644 gene encoding hepatocyte cell adhesion molecule-like isoform X1, protein MDLILVMFLVVFRATQGSRTCNPSDTVGTVKCSGTLGEPFFLQLTSDTTGKEMTLFKFNNGKHSVFQFKSNVSKVLHPDYINRTKFFTNGTFCLDSAVRTDRGLYLLEVFNSDGKLFKKVNMTLDIQVPVSEPVLSLICLSGGETQVTCSSEGQPVEYRWSLDSQSLTNISISNQSHHTTTITLQGHMTGNVTCEVENDISTNRNTIQLSACSEFPDITLIVTVSVTVATLLLLFSLFLGVRHLLKKTRSQNVHSGGGGEEIIYADVTVGRKRERTTPSPVSKEVEYGQVKMAVAL, encoded by the exons ATGGATCTTATTCTGGTTATGTTCCTGGTGGTCTTCAGAGCTACACAGG GTTCCAGAACCTGTAATCCTTCTGACACTGTTGGAACTGTGAAGTGTTCTGGAACTTTAGGAGAGCCATTCTTCCTTCAGCTGACCTCGGACACAACTGGAAAAGAGATGACACTGTTTAAATTCAACAATGGCAAACACAGTGTCTTTCAATTTAAATCTAATGTGTCTAAAGTCTTGCATCCAGACTATATTAATCGTACAAAGTTCTTCACCAATGGTACCTTCTGTCTGGACTCAGCAGTGAGGACAGACAGAGGTTTGTACTTACTCGAGGTCTTCAATTCAGACGGAAAATTGTTTAAGAAAGTGAACATGACACTTGACATCCAAG tcCCTGTGTCTGAGCCAGTCCTGtctctcatctgtctgtctggaggagagactcaggTCACATGCTCCTCAGAGGGACAACCTGTGGAGTACCGCTGGAGTCTGGACAGCCAATCACTGACCAACATTAGTATCTCCAACCAATCTCAtcacaccaccaccatcaccttgCAGGGTCATATGACAGGAAATGTGACTTGTGAAGTTGAGAATGACATCAGCACCAACAGGAACACTATCCAACTTTCTGCCTGCTCAG AGTTTCCCGACATAACTTTGATTGTGACGGTTTCTGTCACCGTGGcgaccctcctccttctcttctctttgtTTCTGGGCGTCAGACACCTTTTGAAGAAGACCAGGTCCCAAAATGTGCACTCAG gtggaggaggagaggaaataatCTACGCAGACGTGAcagtggggaggaagagagagagaaccacacCCTCTCCTGTTTCTAAGGAGGTGGAGTACGGACAGGTCAAGATGGCTGTCGCTCTGTAG
- the LOC124482644 gene encoding hepatocyte cell adhesion molecule-like isoform X2, with product MTLYKISDVKHRVVFQFKVNLTNVLHPHYMNRFKFFTNGTFWLDSAMRIDRGLYQLEVFNSNGNSIQKVNMTLEIQVPVSEPVLSLICLSGGETQVTCSSEGQPVEYRWSLDSQSLTNISISNQSHHTTTITLQGHMTGNVTCEVENDISTNRNTIQLSACSEFPDITLIVTVSVTVATLLLLFSLFLGVRHLLKKTRSQNVHSGGGGEEIIYADVTVGRKRERTTPSPVSKEVEYGQVKMAVAL from the exons ATGACATTGTACAAAATTAGTGATGTGAAACATCGGGTTGTCTTTCAATTCAAAGTAAATTTGACGAACGTCTTGCATCCACACTATATGAATCGGTTTAAGTTCTTCACCAATGGAACCTTCTGGCTGGACTCAGCAATGAGGATAGACAGAGGTTTGTACCAACTTGAGGTCTTCAATTCAAATGGAAATTCTATTCAGAAAGTGAACATGACCCTTGAGATCCAAG tcCCTGTGTCTGAGCCAGTCCTGtctctcatctgtctgtctggaggagagactcaggTCACATGCTCCTCAGAGGGACAACCTGTGGAGTACCGCTGGAGTCTGGACAGCCAATCACTGACCAACATTAGTATCTCCAACCAATCTCAtcacaccaccaccatcaccttgCAGGGTCATATGACAGGAAATGTGACTTGTGAAGTTGAGAATGACATCAGCACCAACAGGAACACTATCCAACTTTCTGCCTGCTCAG AGTTTCCCGACATAACTTTGATTGTGACGGTTTCTGTCACCGTGGcgaccctcctccttctcttctctttgtTTCTGGGCGTCAGACACCTTTTGAAGAAGACCAGGTCCCAAAATGTGCACTCAG gtggaggaggagaggaaataatCTACGCAGACGTGAcagtggggaggaagagagagagaaccacacCCTCTCCTGTTTCTAAGGAGGTGGAGTACGGACAGGTCAAGATGGCTGTCGCTCTGTAG
- the LOC124482642 gene encoding uncharacterized protein LOC124482642: protein MGHRLVLVGVVLMLTAVTQVISADSRGVCRFLQEKPDEVPFCFVSRGEPLFLHVDPGPQFLEQEVILQNGDVPIARSIPGPVWDYSLYPGYSSRAEFFSNGTLFLDQAERRDTGRYHLRTYNTAGYLLWDLRLDLEIQVSVSEPVLSLICLSGGETQVTCSSEGEPMEYRWSLDSQSVANQPISISNQSHHITTITLPGHMTGNLTCKVMNDVSTSINTIHLSTCSVVSERLLYMVLIKGVAVMAVILLLLVSLCVWLSQTSRPRPSSTGDVDEKVDLDDIIYVEVVKGCKTDGDQAPPPFDKVVYGQIRMDQLEQES from the exons ATGGGCCACAGGCTGGTCCTGGTGGGGGTGGTTCTGATGCTGACTGCCGTGACTCAAG TGATTTCTGCGGACAGTCGCGGGGTCTGCCGTTTCCTTCAGGAGAAGCCAGACGAAGTTCCTTTCTGCTTCGTCTCTCGAGGAGAACCGTTGTTTCTCCATGTGGATCCTGGCCCACAATTCCTGGAACAGGAAGTCATACTGCAGAATGGAGATGTGCCTATCGCACGATCCATCCCCGGGCCTGTCTGGGATTACAGTCTCTATCCAGGGTACTCGAGCCGGGCTGAGTTCTTCTCTAATGGAACATTGTTTTTAGAtcaggctgagaggagagacacagggagataCCATCTGAGAACCTACAACACCGCTGGATATCTGCTGTGGGACCTCAGGCTGGACCTGGAGATTCAAG TCTCCGTGTCTGAGCCAGTCCTGtctctcatctgtctgtctggaggagagactcaggTCACATGTTCTTCAGAGGGAGAACCTATGGAGTACCGCTGGAGTCTGGACAGCCAATCAGTAGCCAATCAACCAATTAGTATCTCCAACCAATCTCAtcacatcaccaccatcaccttgCCGGGCCATATGACAGGAAATCTGACCTGCAAAGTTATGAATGATGTCAGTACCAGCATTAACACAAtccacctctccacctgctCAG TGGTCTCTGAGCGGCTCCTGTATATGGTGTTGATCAAGGGAGTGGCTGTGATGGccgtcatcctcctcctcctcgtctcgcTGTGTGTTTGGCTCAGTCAAACCTccaggccccgcccctccaGTACAG GAGATGTTGATGAGAAGGTGGACCTTGATGACATCATCTATGTAGAGGTGGTGAAGGGCTGTAAGACAGATGGAGATCAGGCCCCTCCTCCTTTTGACAAAGTCGTCTACGGCCAAATCAGGATGGACCAACTGGAACAAGAAAGCTGA